In Misgurnus anguillicaudatus chromosome 5, ASM2758022v2, whole genome shotgun sequence, a genomic segment contains:
- the LOC129414900 gene encoding dynein regulatory complex protein 11 isoform X2 — protein MYDWKTTMSHSTYNRLWSEAHKELNCLLAQELPKEPHRPEKDRVVFFQRLVTLYVHYIQIFRQLEEAYDQIIHPQKRRVIRPVLEGVMGRILELKNEMVEKEFSEYHYMDDVVQDLKLTPEDLEIPIPRYFIRERSKVLQERDAMFATVLNQMKPMDKPEPPVVRMMTLERAVKIIQVSERARQGRLRAKFMREINKSSERQKKEHEEMTTNQAAVTIQKVPYAVTVWRGYAQRKKTKKLWEEEMIFLGMAMDPKLSYPSPMTLTVQNNEANRRIRQEDHEEDYQKSIGSVIYQLREVEGPEIKEAMKNQIRQWFLECRDATGSFPDYPEEEDGGSAILFADKTPEQLAEELAAKEEEDANKKQKGKEEVKEKGKKNKGKVQDEEEEPGLKMLPSAYLEDLERGHKTFAAVWQNRNETKNYGQRHETELIKEEKRKEIEVEIRKQVDELMRQELANWKLAVDKEKIGKSKGAAKKKKASKNGKRKKKDKDLTVDRTIESLFKELVEQELLKKPNSVKLQDYLGDYSYLGTTLRQSDIEPMPSLSDVRQVVALYAVLPLGSQTVHEKVPLVKSMLLAGPSGVGKKMLVHAICQETGANLFDLSPLNVAGKYPGKSGLQMMLHMVFKVARLMQPSVIWIGDAEKMFYKKVPKDEKELDPKRLKKDLPKILKSIRGEDCVLVVGTTNDPHSADLKSLCKFYNKIILIPRPDYASRYVMWKELIKKNGGEPTNNLDLSSLAKISDGYTPGHMVQVVNSVLTERRIQQLAKRPLTAAEFVTPLARIDPVFQEEEAALKVNKYKCLTGTPRRPLARRGLRLPLVKMVMKTYQKKMGKVARRKEKNNNLIVNVTKQYLISLPLVINI, from the exons ATGTACGATTGGAAGACAACTATGTCTCACAG CACATACAATAGACTCTGGTCAGAAGCTCACAAAGAGCTCAACTGTTTGCTTGCTCAAGAACTTCCTAAAGAACCTCACCGCCCTGAGAAAGACAGAGTGGTGTTCTTTCAAAGGCTTGTCACCCTCTACGTCCATTACATTCAGATTTTTAGGCAACTAGAAGAGGCCTATGACCAAATCATTCACCCTCAGAAGAGGCGTGTCATTAGACCAGTGCTGGAAGGTGTGATGGGACGAATTCTGGAGCTCAAAAATGAAATGGTGGAAAAGGAATTTTCAGAGTACCACTATATGGATGACGTCGTTCAAGATCTGAAATTAACCCCT GAGGACCTTGAGATTCCAATCCCCAGGTATTTCATCCGAGAGCGGAGCAAAGTACTGCAGGAAAGAGATGCAATGTTTgctactgttttaaatcaaatgAAGCCCATGGACAAGCCAGAA CCTCCTGTAGTGCGTATGATGACCCTGGAGAGAGCAGTTAAAATCATTCAGGTGTCTGAAAGAGCACGACAAGGTCGACTGAGGGCAAAGTTCATGAGAGAGATCAATAAAAGTTCTGAGAGACAGAAGAAAGAACATGAAGAAATGACCACCAACCAGGCTGCAGTTACTATTCAGAAGGTCCCATATGCCGTTACT GTATGGAGAGGCTATGCGCAaagaaaaaagaccaaaaagcTTTGGGAAGAGGAAATGATATTTCTTGGAATG GCCATGGATCCAAAACTGTCCTATCCATCCCCAATGACACTGACTGTCCAGAACAATGAGGCCAACCGACGGATCAGACAAGAAGATCATGAAGAAGACTATCAGAAGTCCATTGGCTCTGTTATTTATCAGCTGAGGGAAGTGGAGGGCCCAGAAATAAAAGAGGCTATGAAAAATCAGATTCGACAGTGGTTCTTGGAGTGTCG TGATGCCACAGGTTCATTTCCTGATTACCCAGAAGAGGAGGATGGAGGTTCAGCTATTCTGTTTGCTGATAAAACACCTGAGCAG TTGGCAGAAGAGCTGGCTGCTAAGGAAGAGGAAGATGCCAACAAAAAGCAGAAGGGAAAGGAGGAGGTAAAggaaaaaggaaagaaaaacaaaggaAAAGTCCAAGATGAG GAGGAAGAGCCTGGACTGAAGATGCTACCATCCGCTTATTTGGAAGATCTTGAGAGGGGACACAAAACATTTGCTG CGGTTTGGCAAAACAGAAACGAGACGAAGAATTACGGTCAAAGACATGAGACAGAGCTGATAAAAGAAGAGAAGAGAAAAGAAATTGAGGTGGAAATTAGAAAACAG GTGGATGAACTGATGAGACAGGAACTGGCTAATTGGAAACTGGCTGTGGATAAAGAAAAGATCGGAAAGTCCAAAGGGGCTGCAAAA AAAAAGAAGGCTTCAAAAAATGGAAAGAGGAAGAAAAAGGACAAAGATCTTACAGTGGATAG gACTATAGAATCACTATTTAAGGAGCTGGTTGAACAGGAATTGCTGAAAAAGCCAAACAGTGTTAAACTACAAGATTATCTAG GGGACTATAGTTATCTTGGCACAACTTTACGACAATCTGATATTGAACCTATGCCATCTTTATCTGATGTTCGGCAAGTTGTAGCCCTGTATGCTGTCTTACCATTAG GTTCCCAAACAGTTCATGAGAAAGTTCCCCTAGTGAAGTCGATGCTGCTAGCGGGGCCATCAGGAGTAGGCAAGAAAATGTTGGTCCATGCCATCTGCCAGGAGACTGGAGCCAACCTGTTTGACCTTTCACCTTTAAATGTGGCTGGGAAATACCCTGGTAAAAGTGGACTCCAGATGATGCTACATATGGTGTTTAAG GTAGCCAGATTGATGCAGCCCTCTGTTATATGGATTGGAGATGCTGAAAAGATGTTTTACAAAAAAGTACCAAAAGATGAAAAGGAG TTAGATCCAAAGCGTCTGAAGAAAGATTTGCCCAAGATTCTCAAGTCCATCAGAGGAGAAGATTGTGTTCTGGTAGTGGGAACAACAAATGATCCACACAGTGCAGACCTAAAGTCCTTATGCAAATTCTACAATAAGATCATCCTCATACCTAGACCAGACTATGCATCACGATATG TAATGTGGAAAGAGCTGATAAAAAAGAATGGAGGAGAACCGACCAACAATCTGGATCTGAGTTCTCTGGCGAAGATCTCTGATGGCTATACGCCGGGTCACATGGTGCAGGTGGTTAATAGCGTCCTGACCGAACGCCGCATTCAGCAACTTGCAAAACGACCACTAACCGCTGCAGAGTTTGTGACTCCGCTTGCAAGAATCGACCCAGTGTTTCAGGAAGAAGAAGCAGCTCTTAaagtaaacaaatataaatgttt AACTGGTACGCCAAGACGCCCCTTGGCAAGAAGAGGGTTAAGGCTGCCCTTGGTAAAGATGGTGATGAAGACGTACCAAAAAAAGATGGGAAAGGTGGCAAGaagaaaggaaaaaaataacaatcttATTGTTAATGTGACCAAGCAGTATTTAATTTCCCTGCCTTtggtaataaacatttaa
- the LOC129414900 gene encoding dynein regulatory complex protein 11 isoform X5, which yields MGQEVSGRSAVEEGKSTYNRLWSEAHKELNCLLAQELPKEPHRPEKDRVVFFQRLVTLYVHYIQIFRQLEEAYDQIIHPQKRRVIRPVLEGVMGRILELKNEMVEKEFSEYHYMDDVVQDLKLTPEDLEIPIPRYFIRERSKVLQERDAMFATVLNQMKPMDKPEPPVVRMMTLERAVKIIQVSERARQGRLRAKFMREINKSSERQKKEHEEMTTNQAAVTIQKVWRGYAQRKKTKKLWEEEMIFLGMAMDPKLSYPSPMTLTVQNNEANRRIRQEDHEEDYQKSIGSVIYQLREVEGPEIKEAMKNQIRQWFLECRDATGSFPDYPEEEDGGSAILFADKTPEQLAEELAAKEEEDANKKQKGKEEVKEKGKKNKGKVQDEEEEPGLKMLPSAYLEDLERGHKTFAAVWQNRNETKNYGQRHETELIKEEKRKEIEVEIRKQVDELMRQELANWKLAVDKEKIGKSKGAAKKKKASKNGKRKKKDKDLTVDRTIESLFKELVEQELLKKPNSVKLQDYLGDYSYLGTTLRQSDIEPMPSLSDVRQVVALYAVLPLGSQTVHEKVPLVKSMLLAGPSGVGKKMLVHAICQETGANLFDLSPLNVAGKYPGKSGLQMMLHMVFKVARLMQPSVIWIGDAEKMFYKKVPKDEKELDPKRLKKDLPKILKSIRGEDCVLVVGTTNDPHSADLKSLCKFYNKIILIPRPDYASRYVMWKELIKKNGGEPTNNLDLSSLAKISDGYTPGHMVQVVNSVLTERRIQQLAKRPLTAAEFVTPLARIDPVFQEEEAALKNWYAKTPLGKKRVKAALGKDGDEDVPKKDGKGGKKKGKK from the exons CACATACAATAGACTCTGGTCAGAAGCTCACAAAGAGCTCAACTGTTTGCTTGCTCAAGAACTTCCTAAAGAACCTCACCGCCCTGAGAAAGACAGAGTGGTGTTCTTTCAAAGGCTTGTCACCCTCTACGTCCATTACATTCAGATTTTTAGGCAACTAGAAGAGGCCTATGACCAAATCATTCACCCTCAGAAGAGGCGTGTCATTAGACCAGTGCTGGAAGGTGTGATGGGACGAATTCTGGAGCTCAAAAATGAAATGGTGGAAAAGGAATTTTCAGAGTACCACTATATGGATGACGTCGTTCAAGATCTGAAATTAACCCCT GAGGACCTTGAGATTCCAATCCCCAGGTATTTCATCCGAGAGCGGAGCAAAGTACTGCAGGAAAGAGATGCAATGTTTgctactgttttaaatcaaatgAAGCCCATGGACAAGCCAGAA CCTCCTGTAGTGCGTATGATGACCCTGGAGAGAGCAGTTAAAATCATTCAGGTGTCTGAAAGAGCACGACAAGGTCGACTGAGGGCAAAGTTCATGAGAGAGATCAATAAAAGTTCTGAGAGACAGAAGAAAGAACATGAAGAAATGACCACCAACCAGGCTGCAGTTACTATTCAGAAG GTATGGAGAGGCTATGCGCAaagaaaaaagaccaaaaagcTTTGGGAAGAGGAAATGATATTTCTTGGAATG GCCATGGATCCAAAACTGTCCTATCCATCCCCAATGACACTGACTGTCCAGAACAATGAGGCCAACCGACGGATCAGACAAGAAGATCATGAAGAAGACTATCAGAAGTCCATTGGCTCTGTTATTTATCAGCTGAGGGAAGTGGAGGGCCCAGAAATAAAAGAGGCTATGAAAAATCAGATTCGACAGTGGTTCTTGGAGTGTCG TGATGCCACAGGTTCATTTCCTGATTACCCAGAAGAGGAGGATGGAGGTTCAGCTATTCTGTTTGCTGATAAAACACCTGAGCAG TTGGCAGAAGAGCTGGCTGCTAAGGAAGAGGAAGATGCCAACAAAAAGCAGAAGGGAAAGGAGGAGGTAAAggaaaaaggaaagaaaaacaaaggaAAAGTCCAAGATGAG GAGGAAGAGCCTGGACTGAAGATGCTACCATCCGCTTATTTGGAAGATCTTGAGAGGGGACACAAAACATTTGCTG CGGTTTGGCAAAACAGAAACGAGACGAAGAATTACGGTCAAAGACATGAGACAGAGCTGATAAAAGAAGAGAAGAGAAAAGAAATTGAGGTGGAAATTAGAAAACAG GTGGATGAACTGATGAGACAGGAACTGGCTAATTGGAAACTGGCTGTGGATAAAGAAAAGATCGGAAAGTCCAAAGGGGCTGCAAAA AAAAAGAAGGCTTCAAAAAATGGAAAGAGGAAGAAAAAGGACAAAGATCTTACAGTGGATAG gACTATAGAATCACTATTTAAGGAGCTGGTTGAACAGGAATTGCTGAAAAAGCCAAACAGTGTTAAACTACAAGATTATCTAG GGGACTATAGTTATCTTGGCACAACTTTACGACAATCTGATATTGAACCTATGCCATCTTTATCTGATGTTCGGCAAGTTGTAGCCCTGTATGCTGTCTTACCATTAG GTTCCCAAACAGTTCATGAGAAAGTTCCCCTAGTGAAGTCGATGCTGCTAGCGGGGCCATCAGGAGTAGGCAAGAAAATGTTGGTCCATGCCATCTGCCAGGAGACTGGAGCCAACCTGTTTGACCTTTCACCTTTAAATGTGGCTGGGAAATACCCTGGTAAAAGTGGACTCCAGATGATGCTACATATGGTGTTTAAG GTAGCCAGATTGATGCAGCCCTCTGTTATATGGATTGGAGATGCTGAAAAGATGTTTTACAAAAAAGTACCAAAAGATGAAAAGGAG TTAGATCCAAAGCGTCTGAAGAAAGATTTGCCCAAGATTCTCAAGTCCATCAGAGGAGAAGATTGTGTTCTGGTAGTGGGAACAACAAATGATCCACACAGTGCAGACCTAAAGTCCTTATGCAAATTCTACAATAAGATCATCCTCATACCTAGACCAGACTATGCATCACGATATG TAATGTGGAAAGAGCTGATAAAAAAGAATGGAGGAGAACCGACCAACAATCTGGATCTGAGTTCTCTGGCGAAGATCTCTGATGGCTATACGCCGGGTCACATGGTGCAGGTGGTTAATAGCGTCCTGACCGAACGCCGCATTCAGCAACTTGCAAAACGACCACTAACCGCTGCAGAGTTTGTGACTCCGCTTGCAAGAATCGACCCAGTGTTTCAGGAAGAAGAAGCAGCTCTTAaa AACTGGTACGCCAAGACGCCCCTTGGCAAGAAGAGGGTTAAGGCTGCCCTTGGTAAAGATGGTGATGAAGACGTACCAAAAAAAGATGGGAAAGGTGGCAAGaagaaaggaaaaaaataa
- the LOC129414900 gene encoding dynein regulatory complex protein 11 isoform X3 gives MGQEVSGRSAVEEGKSTYNRLWSEAHKELNCLLAQELPKEPHRPEKDRVVFFQRLVTLYVHYIQIFRQLEEAYDQIIHPQKRRVIRPVLEGVMGRILELKNEMVEKEFSEYHYMDDVVQDLKLTPEDLEIPIPRYFIRERSKVLQERDAMFATVLNQMKPMDKPEPPVVRMMTLERAVKIIQVSERARQGRLRAKFMREINKSSERQKKEHEEMTTNQAAVTIQKVWRGYAQRKKTKKLWEEEMIFLGMAMDPKLSYPSPMTLTVQNNEANRRIRQEDHEEDYQKSIGSVIYQLREVEGPEIKEAMKNQIRQWFLECRDATGSFPDYPEEEDGGSAILFADKTPEQLAEELAAKEEEDANKKQKGKEEVKEKGKKNKGKVQDEEEEPGLKMLPSAYLEDLERGHKTFAAVWQNRNETKNYGQRHETELIKEEKRKEIEVEIRKQVDELMRQELANWKLAVDKEKIGKSKGAAKKKKASKNGKRKKKDKDLTVDRTIESLFKELVEQELLKKPNSVKLQDYLGDYSYLGTTLRQSDIEPMPSLSDVRQVVALYAVLPLGSQTVHEKVPLVKSMLLAGPSGVGKKMLVHAICQETGANLFDLSPLNVAGKYPGKSGLQMMLHMVFKVARLMQPSVIWIGDAEKMFYKKVPKDEKELDPKRLKKDLPKILKSIRGEDCVLVVGTTNDPHSADLKSLCKFYNKIILIPRPDYASRYVMWKELIKKNGGEPTNNLDLSSLAKISDGYTPGHMVQVVNSVLTERRIQQLAKRPLTAAEFVTPLARIDPVFQEEEAALKVNKYKCLTGTPRRPLARRGLRLPLVKMVMKTYQKKMGKVARRKEKNNNLIVNVTKQYLISLPLVINI, from the exons CACATACAATAGACTCTGGTCAGAAGCTCACAAAGAGCTCAACTGTTTGCTTGCTCAAGAACTTCCTAAAGAACCTCACCGCCCTGAGAAAGACAGAGTGGTGTTCTTTCAAAGGCTTGTCACCCTCTACGTCCATTACATTCAGATTTTTAGGCAACTAGAAGAGGCCTATGACCAAATCATTCACCCTCAGAAGAGGCGTGTCATTAGACCAGTGCTGGAAGGTGTGATGGGACGAATTCTGGAGCTCAAAAATGAAATGGTGGAAAAGGAATTTTCAGAGTACCACTATATGGATGACGTCGTTCAAGATCTGAAATTAACCCCT GAGGACCTTGAGATTCCAATCCCCAGGTATTTCATCCGAGAGCGGAGCAAAGTACTGCAGGAAAGAGATGCAATGTTTgctactgttttaaatcaaatgAAGCCCATGGACAAGCCAGAA CCTCCTGTAGTGCGTATGATGACCCTGGAGAGAGCAGTTAAAATCATTCAGGTGTCTGAAAGAGCACGACAAGGTCGACTGAGGGCAAAGTTCATGAGAGAGATCAATAAAAGTTCTGAGAGACAGAAGAAAGAACATGAAGAAATGACCACCAACCAGGCTGCAGTTACTATTCAGAAG GTATGGAGAGGCTATGCGCAaagaaaaaagaccaaaaagcTTTGGGAAGAGGAAATGATATTTCTTGGAATG GCCATGGATCCAAAACTGTCCTATCCATCCCCAATGACACTGACTGTCCAGAACAATGAGGCCAACCGACGGATCAGACAAGAAGATCATGAAGAAGACTATCAGAAGTCCATTGGCTCTGTTATTTATCAGCTGAGGGAAGTGGAGGGCCCAGAAATAAAAGAGGCTATGAAAAATCAGATTCGACAGTGGTTCTTGGAGTGTCG TGATGCCACAGGTTCATTTCCTGATTACCCAGAAGAGGAGGATGGAGGTTCAGCTATTCTGTTTGCTGATAAAACACCTGAGCAG TTGGCAGAAGAGCTGGCTGCTAAGGAAGAGGAAGATGCCAACAAAAAGCAGAAGGGAAAGGAGGAGGTAAAggaaaaaggaaagaaaaacaaaggaAAAGTCCAAGATGAG GAGGAAGAGCCTGGACTGAAGATGCTACCATCCGCTTATTTGGAAGATCTTGAGAGGGGACACAAAACATTTGCTG CGGTTTGGCAAAACAGAAACGAGACGAAGAATTACGGTCAAAGACATGAGACAGAGCTGATAAAAGAAGAGAAGAGAAAAGAAATTGAGGTGGAAATTAGAAAACAG GTGGATGAACTGATGAGACAGGAACTGGCTAATTGGAAACTGGCTGTGGATAAAGAAAAGATCGGAAAGTCCAAAGGGGCTGCAAAA AAAAAGAAGGCTTCAAAAAATGGAAAGAGGAAGAAAAAGGACAAAGATCTTACAGTGGATAG gACTATAGAATCACTATTTAAGGAGCTGGTTGAACAGGAATTGCTGAAAAAGCCAAACAGTGTTAAACTACAAGATTATCTAG GGGACTATAGTTATCTTGGCACAACTTTACGACAATCTGATATTGAACCTATGCCATCTTTATCTGATGTTCGGCAAGTTGTAGCCCTGTATGCTGTCTTACCATTAG GTTCCCAAACAGTTCATGAGAAAGTTCCCCTAGTGAAGTCGATGCTGCTAGCGGGGCCATCAGGAGTAGGCAAGAAAATGTTGGTCCATGCCATCTGCCAGGAGACTGGAGCCAACCTGTTTGACCTTTCACCTTTAAATGTGGCTGGGAAATACCCTGGTAAAAGTGGACTCCAGATGATGCTACATATGGTGTTTAAG GTAGCCAGATTGATGCAGCCCTCTGTTATATGGATTGGAGATGCTGAAAAGATGTTTTACAAAAAAGTACCAAAAGATGAAAAGGAG TTAGATCCAAAGCGTCTGAAGAAAGATTTGCCCAAGATTCTCAAGTCCATCAGAGGAGAAGATTGTGTTCTGGTAGTGGGAACAACAAATGATCCACACAGTGCAGACCTAAAGTCCTTATGCAAATTCTACAATAAGATCATCCTCATACCTAGACCAGACTATGCATCACGATATG TAATGTGGAAAGAGCTGATAAAAAAGAATGGAGGAGAACCGACCAACAATCTGGATCTGAGTTCTCTGGCGAAGATCTCTGATGGCTATACGCCGGGTCACATGGTGCAGGTGGTTAATAGCGTCCTGACCGAACGCCGCATTCAGCAACTTGCAAAACGACCACTAACCGCTGCAGAGTTTGTGACTCCGCTTGCAAGAATCGACCCAGTGTTTCAGGAAGAAGAAGCAGCTCTTAaagtaaacaaatataaatgttt AACTGGTACGCCAAGACGCCCCTTGGCAAGAAGAGGGTTAAGGCTGCCCTTGGTAAAGATGGTGATGAAGACGTACCAAAAAAAGATGGGAAAGGTGGCAAGaagaaaggaaaaaaataacaatcttATTGTTAATGTGACCAAGCAGTATTTAATTTCCCTGCCTTtggtaataaacatttaa
- the LOC129414900 gene encoding dynein regulatory complex protein 11 isoform X4: MGQEVSGRSAVEEGKSTYNRLWSEAHKELNCLLAQELPKEPHRPEKDRVVFFQRLVTLYVHYIQIFRQLEEAYDQIIHPQKRRVIRPVLEGVMGRILELKNEMVEKEFSEYHYMDDVVQDLKLTPEDLEIPIPRYFIRERSKVLQERDAMFATVLNQMKPMDKPEPPVVRMMTLERAVKIIQVSERARQGRLRAKFMREINKSSERQKKEHEEMTTNQAAVTIQKVPYAVTVWRGYAQRKKTKKLWEEEMIFLGMAMDPKLSYPSPMTLTVQNNEANRRIRQEDHEEDYQKSIGSVIYQLREVEGPEIKEAMKNQIRQWFLECRDATGSFPDYPEEEDGGSAILFADKTPEQLAEELAAKEEEDANKKQKGKEEVKEKGKKNKGKVQDEEEEPGLKMLPSAYLEDLERGHKTFAAVWQNRNETKNYGQRHETELIKEEKRKEIEVEIRKQVDELMRQELANWKLAVDKEKIGKSKGAAKKKKASKNGKRKKKDKDLTVDRTIESLFKELVEQELLKKPNSVKLQDYLGDYSYLGTTLRQSDIEPMPSLSDVRQVVALYAVLPLGSQTVHEKVPLVKSMLLAGPSGVGKKMLVHAICQETGANLFDLSPLNVAGKYPGKSGLQMMLHMVFKVARLMQPSVIWIGDAEKMFYKKVPKDEKELDPKRLKKDLPKILKSIRGEDCVLVVGTTNDPHSADLKSLCKFYNKIILIPRPDYASRYVMWKELIKKNGGEPTNNLDLSSLAKISDGYTPGHMVQVVNSVLTERRIQQLAKRPLTAAEFVTPLARIDPVFQEEEAALKNWYAKTPLGKKRVKAALGKDGDEDVPKKDGKGGKKKGKK, encoded by the exons CACATACAATAGACTCTGGTCAGAAGCTCACAAAGAGCTCAACTGTTTGCTTGCTCAAGAACTTCCTAAAGAACCTCACCGCCCTGAGAAAGACAGAGTGGTGTTCTTTCAAAGGCTTGTCACCCTCTACGTCCATTACATTCAGATTTTTAGGCAACTAGAAGAGGCCTATGACCAAATCATTCACCCTCAGAAGAGGCGTGTCATTAGACCAGTGCTGGAAGGTGTGATGGGACGAATTCTGGAGCTCAAAAATGAAATGGTGGAAAAGGAATTTTCAGAGTACCACTATATGGATGACGTCGTTCAAGATCTGAAATTAACCCCT GAGGACCTTGAGATTCCAATCCCCAGGTATTTCATCCGAGAGCGGAGCAAAGTACTGCAGGAAAGAGATGCAATGTTTgctactgttttaaatcaaatgAAGCCCATGGACAAGCCAGAA CCTCCTGTAGTGCGTATGATGACCCTGGAGAGAGCAGTTAAAATCATTCAGGTGTCTGAAAGAGCACGACAAGGTCGACTGAGGGCAAAGTTCATGAGAGAGATCAATAAAAGTTCTGAGAGACAGAAGAAAGAACATGAAGAAATGACCACCAACCAGGCTGCAGTTACTATTCAGAAGGTCCCATATGCCGTTACT GTATGGAGAGGCTATGCGCAaagaaaaaagaccaaaaagcTTTGGGAAGAGGAAATGATATTTCTTGGAATG GCCATGGATCCAAAACTGTCCTATCCATCCCCAATGACACTGACTGTCCAGAACAATGAGGCCAACCGACGGATCAGACAAGAAGATCATGAAGAAGACTATCAGAAGTCCATTGGCTCTGTTATTTATCAGCTGAGGGAAGTGGAGGGCCCAGAAATAAAAGAGGCTATGAAAAATCAGATTCGACAGTGGTTCTTGGAGTGTCG TGATGCCACAGGTTCATTTCCTGATTACCCAGAAGAGGAGGATGGAGGTTCAGCTATTCTGTTTGCTGATAAAACACCTGAGCAG TTGGCAGAAGAGCTGGCTGCTAAGGAAGAGGAAGATGCCAACAAAAAGCAGAAGGGAAAGGAGGAGGTAAAggaaaaaggaaagaaaaacaaaggaAAAGTCCAAGATGAG GAGGAAGAGCCTGGACTGAAGATGCTACCATCCGCTTATTTGGAAGATCTTGAGAGGGGACACAAAACATTTGCTG CGGTTTGGCAAAACAGAAACGAGACGAAGAATTACGGTCAAAGACATGAGACAGAGCTGATAAAAGAAGAGAAGAGAAAAGAAATTGAGGTGGAAATTAGAAAACAG GTGGATGAACTGATGAGACAGGAACTGGCTAATTGGAAACTGGCTGTGGATAAAGAAAAGATCGGAAAGTCCAAAGGGGCTGCAAAA AAAAAGAAGGCTTCAAAAAATGGAAAGAGGAAGAAAAAGGACAAAGATCTTACAGTGGATAG gACTATAGAATCACTATTTAAGGAGCTGGTTGAACAGGAATTGCTGAAAAAGCCAAACAGTGTTAAACTACAAGATTATCTAG GGGACTATAGTTATCTTGGCACAACTTTACGACAATCTGATATTGAACCTATGCCATCTTTATCTGATGTTCGGCAAGTTGTAGCCCTGTATGCTGTCTTACCATTAG GTTCCCAAACAGTTCATGAGAAAGTTCCCCTAGTGAAGTCGATGCTGCTAGCGGGGCCATCAGGAGTAGGCAAGAAAATGTTGGTCCATGCCATCTGCCAGGAGACTGGAGCCAACCTGTTTGACCTTTCACCTTTAAATGTGGCTGGGAAATACCCTGGTAAAAGTGGACTCCAGATGATGCTACATATGGTGTTTAAG GTAGCCAGATTGATGCAGCCCTCTGTTATATGGATTGGAGATGCTGAAAAGATGTTTTACAAAAAAGTACCAAAAGATGAAAAGGAG TTAGATCCAAAGCGTCTGAAGAAAGATTTGCCCAAGATTCTCAAGTCCATCAGAGGAGAAGATTGTGTTCTGGTAGTGGGAACAACAAATGATCCACACAGTGCAGACCTAAAGTCCTTATGCAAATTCTACAATAAGATCATCCTCATACCTAGACCAGACTATGCATCACGATATG TAATGTGGAAAGAGCTGATAAAAAAGAATGGAGGAGAACCGACCAACAATCTGGATCTGAGTTCTCTGGCGAAGATCTCTGATGGCTATACGCCGGGTCACATGGTGCAGGTGGTTAATAGCGTCCTGACCGAACGCCGCATTCAGCAACTTGCAAAACGACCACTAACCGCTGCAGAGTTTGTGACTCCGCTTGCAAGAATCGACCCAGTGTTTCAGGAAGAAGAAGCAGCTCTTAaa AACTGGTACGCCAAGACGCCCCTTGGCAAGAAGAGGGTTAAGGCTGCCCTTGGTAAAGATGGTGATGAAGACGTACCAAAAAAAGATGGGAAAGGTGGCAAGaagaaaggaaaaaaataa